A stretch of Chitinophaga caeni DNA encodes these proteins:
- a CDS encoding NAD(P) transhydrogenase subunit alpha, which yields MDTALAFLNTHMEMVYIVILSIFLGVEVISRVPSVLHTPLMSGANAIHGVVIIGAIIVMGEADPENYLALILGFLAVILGTLNVVGGFVVTDRMLEMFKQKKKQ from the coding sequence ATGGATACAGCCTTAGCATTTTTAAACACGCATATGGAGATGGTGTATATCGTGATCCTTTCCATATTCCTCGGTGTAGAAGTGATTTCGCGCGTGCCAAGCGTTTTGCATACGCCGCTTATGAGTGGCGCCAACGCAATACATGGCGTAGTGATCATCGGTGCCATCATCGTGATGGGGGAAGCAGATCCGGAAAACTACCTGGCACTCATCCTGGGATTTTTAGCCGTTATCTTGGGGACGCTCAACGTGGTTGGCGGTTTCGTGGTAACAGATCGTATGCTGGAGATGTTTAAACAGAAGAAAAAACAATAG
- the pepT gene encoding peptidase T, which translates to MKNYQYTVAERFMRYVQVDTQSDPLSDTFPSTEKQKNLSRILVDELIAMGIEDAHLDEYGYVYATIPSNTDKNVPVICFCSHVDTSSDCSGANVKPIVHKNYQGEDLVLPDDNTQIIKAEEHPYLKEKLGDDIITASGTTLLGADDKAGVAEIMDAAKYLMEHPEVKHGAIRILFTPDEEIGQGVKYVNMEKLGAEFGYTMDGGELGSLEDETFSADAVKVVIQGVSAHPGMAKGKLVSALKIAAAVVDALPKDILSPETTEKRQGFIHPVRMQGTVETAEIDFIIRDFTTPELEALEFYLRKTMDSIVSKYKGASATFTVTEQYRNMKEVLDQYPQVAAYAEEAIKRAGIEPMKMSIRGGTDGSRLSFMGLPCPNIFTGEMSFHSKHEYVSIQDMQKAVDTIVHLVQVWEEKS; encoded by the coding sequence ATGAAAAATTATCAATATACAGTCGCAGAAAGATTCATGCGATACGTACAAGTGGATACGCAGTCCGATCCGCTGAGCGATACCTTTCCCTCTACTGAAAAGCAAAAGAATTTATCCAGGATTTTGGTGGATGAATTGATCGCCATGGGGATTGAAGATGCTCACCTGGATGAATACGGTTACGTATATGCCACGATACCTTCAAATACTGATAAAAACGTCCCGGTAATTTGTTTCTGCTCGCATGTTGACACTTCCAGCGATTGCAGCGGCGCCAACGTTAAGCCGATCGTTCATAAAAACTATCAAGGTGAAGACTTGGTTTTGCCGGATGATAATACGCAAATTATCAAGGCCGAGGAGCACCCCTACTTAAAGGAAAAGTTGGGCGATGATATTATCACGGCTAGCGGCACAACACTTCTAGGGGCCGATGATAAAGCCGGTGTTGCAGAAATTATGGACGCCGCTAAGTATTTAATGGAACACCCGGAAGTGAAGCATGGCGCCATCCGCATCCTGTTTACCCCCGATGAAGAGATCGGCCAAGGGGTGAAATATGTGAACATGGAAAAGTTAGGCGCGGAATTTGGTTATACTATGGACGGCGGTGAATTGGGTTCATTGGAAGATGAGACTTTTTCTGCCGATGCCGTGAAGGTCGTGATCCAAGGCGTGAGCGCCCATCCCGGTATGGCTAAAGGTAAACTGGTAAGCGCTTTGAAGATTGCTGCCGCCGTTGTAGATGCGCTGCCCAAGGACATTTTAAGCCCGGAAACAACCGAGAAAAGGCAAGGGTTTATCCACCCTGTTAGGATGCAAGGAACGGTTGAAACGGCTGAAATAGACTTTATTATCCGTGATTTTACGACGCCAGAACTGGAAGCTTTAGAGTTTTACTTGAGAAAAACAATGGATTCCATCGTGTCAAAATATAAAGGCGCCAGCGCAACTTTCACCGTGACGGAGCAATACCGGAATATGAAAGAGGTGTTGGACCAATACCCGCAAGTAGCGGCCTATGCTGAAGAAGCGATCAAGCGCGCCGGTATTGAACCGATGAAGATGAGCATCCGCGGTGGAACAGATGGCTCCAGGCTCAGTTTCATGGGCTTGCCTTGCCCGAATATCTTTACCGGGGAAATGAGCTTCCACAGCAAACATGAATACGTGAGCATCCAGGATATGCAAAAAGCCGTAGATACCATTGTTCACTTAGTTCAGGTGTGGGAAGAAAAGTCGTAA
- a CDS encoding LysM peptidoglycan-binding domain-containing protein, producing MLKPLMFVVMFSFATTALSAQDRILAQGSGAELHIVHTVEKGENFYSIGRTYGVSPKDIAAMNKLNMDNGLNLGQVINIPLNNSNFVQSAKTNTDNGFTPVYHLVADKETLYRISINNRKVPIENIRTWNNLSGDAVQADSYLIVGWLKKKGATASTMATSTPAPAPAKQETAPAPPPQVQEVAKTAQQAEETANATLAVNNSTPPPVENAVKVVKEEPAKAAASTASMNVPDVEGFEQLYMQQTSSGKDAVSEKGPGAWFRSNAVANSGKYYALHNSAPRGTIVKVTNPLNGKFIYAKVLDAIPQLKQNANLIIKLSDGAMAALGTNETRFYCELSYEQ from the coding sequence ATGTTGAAACCATTAATGTTTGTTGTAATGTTTTCTTTCGCAACCACCGCTTTGAGCGCGCAAGACAGGATCTTGGCACAGGGTAGTGGCGCAGAACTGCACATCGTGCACACGGTTGAGAAGGGAGAAAATTTTTATAGCATTGGTCGTACTTACGGGGTTTCGCCTAAAGATATCGCGGCAATGAATAAATTGAATATGGATAATGGCCTGAACCTCGGCCAAGTAATCAATATTCCTTTGAATAACAGTAATTTTGTGCAGTCTGCTAAAACGAATACCGATAACGGGTTTACCCCGGTTTATCACCTCGTGGCAGATAAAGAAACACTGTATCGCATCAGTATCAATAATCGCAAAGTCCCGATCGAAAATATCCGTACTTGGAATAATTTGAGCGGCGATGCCGTGCAAGCTGATAGTTATTTAATTGTAGGTTGGTTGAAAAAGAAAGGCGCTACTGCCAGTACCATGGCAACAAGTACGCCGGCGCCTGCACCTGCAAAACAGGAAACTGCTCCCGCTCCGCCGCCGCAAGTCCAGGAAGTCGCCAAAACAGCGCAACAGGCCGAAGAGACTGCTAATGCTACTCTGGCTGTAAATAATTCAACACCGCCACCAGTGGAAAATGCCGTTAAGGTTGTGAAGGAAGAGCCTGCTAAAGCGGCTGCCAGCACTGCTTCTATGAATGTACCGGATGTGGAAGGTTTCGAGCAATTGTATATGCAGCAAACTTCTTCAGGGAAAGATGCCGTGAGCGAGAAAGGACCCGGCGCCTGGTTCAGAAGCAACGCGGTTGCCAACTCCGGAAAATACTACGCCTTACATAATTCGGCGCCGAGGGGTACCATCGTGAAAGTTACGAATCCTTTAAACGGCAAGTTTATTTATGCGAAAGTGTTGGACGCGATCCCGCAGTTGAAGCAGAATGCTAACCTGATCATCAAATTGAGTGATGGGGCGATGGCTGCATTGGGTACAAATGAAACCCGATTCTATTGCGAACTGTCGTATGAGCAATAG
- a CDS encoding ExbD/TolR family protein has product MNIRRRRKNAVEVHNSALNDILFILLLFFLIVSTLANPNVIKLTLPKAKTNTKAKQTVVVSIDNNHEFFIGTTKVAFDDLKAALVPTLARENVDPTIVINAEKSVPIEEVVKVMEIARELGVRVVLATANPQSN; this is encoded by the coding sequence ATGAATATACGTAGGCGAAGGAAAAATGCGGTAGAAGTACATAACTCGGCTTTGAACGACATCCTGTTCATCTTGCTGCTGTTTTTCTTGATCGTATCTACATTGGCCAATCCCAATGTGATCAAGCTTACCTTGCCAAAAGCTAAAACGAACACCAAGGCCAAACAAACGGTCGTGGTTAGCATCGATAATAACCACGAGTTCTTTATCGGCACCACCAAGGTGGCTTTCGATGATTTAAAAGCAGCATTGGTTCCTACCTTGGCCCGTGAAAATGTAGATCCAACCATCGTGATCAATGCCGAAAAATCGGTACCGATCGAAGAAGTAGTAAAAGTGATGGAGATCGCGAGGGAGTTAGGTGTTAGGGTCGTATTGGCTACGGCAAACCCGCAAAGCAATTAA
- a CDS encoding exo-beta-N-acetylmuramidase NamZ family protein, with protein MRNLFLSILCCCFLLPAGAQNTVRVGAARMEAYLPMLKNKRVALLVNQTATIGSTHLVDSLLSRGIKIQKIFSPEHGFRGDADAGEKIGNSRDAATGLPIVSLYGKHRKADANDLADVDILIFDIQDVGARFYTYISSLQELMESAATYKKPLIVLDRPNPNGHIVDGPILDKAFRSFVGMQSIPILHGMTVGEYAGMLNGESWLTGGLHCDLKVITCENYDHHTMYQLPVKPSPNLPNMASIYLYASLCFFEGTAVSLGRGTDLPFQVYGHPDFPRNLFSFTPRSVPGAKNPVLNGQTCYGYNLSGTPEAVRKEVNGKLQLRWLLNAYKLFPGKEHFFNNFFNKLAGNSTLQEQIKKGLTEDAIRKSWEPGLKTFKKIRAKYLLYNE; from the coding sequence ATGAGAAACTTATTCCTCTCCATTCTTTGCTGCTGCTTCCTTTTGCCTGCCGGGGCGCAAAATACGGTACGGGTAGGCGCCGCACGTATGGAAGCTTACTTGCCCATGCTCAAAAATAAGCGGGTGGCGCTGTTGGTCAACCAAACGGCAACCATCGGTAGTACCCACTTGGTAGACAGCTTACTGAGCCGCGGCATTAAGATCCAAAAGATATTCAGCCCCGAACACGGCTTCCGTGGTGATGCAGATGCGGGAGAGAAAATAGGCAATAGCCGCGATGCAGCAACGGGCCTGCCGATCGTGAGCCTTTACGGCAAACACCGCAAGGCAGATGCAAATGACCTGGCCGATGTCGATATATTGATATTTGATATCCAGGATGTAGGTGCGCGTTTTTATACTTACATTTCTAGTTTGCAGGAGTTGATGGAATCCGCCGCGACGTATAAAAAACCTTTAATCGTGCTCGATCGCCCCAACCCAAACGGGCATATCGTTGACGGGCCAATATTAGATAAAGCGTTCCGTTCATTCGTAGGGATGCAGAGCATCCCGATTTTACATGGTATGACGGTGGGCGAATATGCCGGGATGCTGAATGGTGAATCGTGGTTGACTGGCGGCTTGCATTGCGATTTAAAAGTAATTACTTGCGAAAATTACGATCATCACACGATGTATCAACTTCCCGTGAAGCCCTCCCCTAATTTGCCCAATATGGCATCAATTTACTTGTATGCATCCCTTTGCTTTTTCGAAGGTACAGCCGTGAGCCTCGGCCGGGGAACGGATTTGCCATTCCAGGTTTACGGTCACCCGGATTTTCCAAGGAACCTTTTCTCATTTACACCACGTAGTGTTCCGGGAGCAAAAAACCCCGTACTGAATGGACAAACTTGCTACGGGTATAATCTCAGCGGCACACCGGAAGCGGTTAGAAAGGAAGTAAATGGTAAATTGCAGCTCCGTTGGTTGCTCAATGCTTATAAACTATTCCCTGGTAAGGAACATTTTTTCAATAATTTCTTTAACAAGTTAGCGGGTAACAGCACCTTGCAAGAACAAATCAAAAAGGGATTAACAGAAGATGCGATCCGCAAAAGCTGGGAACCCGGTTTGAAGACCTTCAAAAAGATCAGGGCTAAATATTTATTATATAACGAGTAA
- the fmt gene encoding methionyl-tRNA formyltransferase gives MELKDLKIVFMGTPDFAVASLDALVQEGCQVVGVVTAPDKPAGRGLKLQESAVKTYAVEKGLHLLQPLKLKDPAFLESLAALKADIQVVVAFRMLPEVVWNMPPMGTINVHGSLLPNYRGAAPINWAVINGEKETGVTTFKLQHAIDTGNILLQDKTRIDENATAGQVYEDLMYRGAKLLVKTLEGLVAGDIKEQEQAHLDPGDLKHAPKIFKEDGKIDWNQPIDKVYNLVRGLSPYPTAWTFLNDKSIKIFRAEKEYANTNIAAGHFFTDGKTFLKIAATDGYLKLLDVQMEGKKRMDIESFLRGVKLI, from the coding sequence ATGGAATTAAAAGATTTGAAGATCGTTTTCATGGGTACGCCAGATTTTGCCGTAGCATCGCTCGATGCCTTGGTACAAGAAGGCTGCCAGGTTGTAGGTGTTGTCACCGCGCCGGACAAACCAGCCGGCAGAGGCTTGAAGCTACAAGAAAGTGCCGTGAAAACTTATGCCGTTGAAAAAGGATTACATCTTTTGCAACCTCTAAAATTAAAAGATCCGGCTTTCCTAGAATCATTAGCCGCATTGAAGGCAGACATACAAGTGGTAGTGGCCTTCAGGATGTTGCCGGAAGTTGTTTGGAATATGCCGCCGATGGGAACGATTAATGTGCATGGCTCCTTATTACCGAATTACAGGGGCGCCGCACCGATCAATTGGGCGGTAATCAACGGTGAAAAAGAAACAGGCGTCACCACCTTCAAATTGCAACACGCGATCGATACGGGGAATATTTTGTTGCAAGACAAAACCCGCATCGATGAAAATGCAACGGCGGGCCAAGTTTATGAAGACCTGATGTACCGTGGTGCCAAATTATTGGTCAAAACATTAGAGGGTTTAGTTGCAGGAGATATCAAGGAACAGGAACAGGCACATTTAGATCCCGGTGATTTAAAACATGCCCCGAAGATCTTTAAAGAAGATGGTAAGATTGATTGGAATCAACCGATAGATAAAGTTTACAACCTGGTTCGCGGCTTGAGCCCATATCCTACTGCATGGACTTTTTTAAACGATAAAAGCATCAAAATATTCCGTGCTGAAAAAGAGTATGCAAATACCAATATCGCAGCGGGACATTTCTTCACCGATGGTAAAACTTTCTTGAAAATAGCGGCGACAGATGGATATTTGAAGTTACTGGACGTTCAGATGGAAGGAAAAAAGCGGATGGATATCGAGAGTTTTTTGCGGGGGGTGAAATTGATATAA
- a CDS encoding NAD(P)(+) transhydrogenase (Re/Si-specific) subunit beta: MLDSLLPIIYLVASVSFIIGLKMLSAPATARRGNLVAAAGMALAIFGTIFLYKKNGEHLHNYPWIFAGLLVGGIIGVVVARKVKMTAMPEMVSMFNGMGGACAALISMIEFNYLQSSGQEAPLGLLLVIVLGLIIGSVSFAGSVIAWGKLNGSIKDKAFAGQHIVNILLLIVLLVLGVIAVGGFAGNWQQEVFYIIIALSLLYGVMFVLPIGGADMPVVISLLNSFTGVAAACGGFLYNNPVMLTGGILVGSAGTILTILMCKAMNRSLKNVLIGSFGGNKSAGGQHASGGTYKEISVSDTAVLLAYAQKVMIVPGYGLAVAQAQHACHELEKLLEERGVNVLYAIHPVAGRMPGHMNVLLAEADVPYDKLLEMEQANDEFSTTDAVLVLGANDVVNPAAKTDTSSPIYGMPILDVEKAKAVIVNKRSMKPGYAGIENELFFQPKTSMLFGDAKQVLQQLITEIKQV; the protein is encoded by the coding sequence ATGTTAGACAGTCTTTTACCCATCATTTACCTGGTTGCCTCGGTATCTTTCATCATAGGATTAAAAATGTTAAGCGCTCCCGCCACGGCTAGGAGAGGGAACTTAGTGGCAGCGGCAGGTATGGCCCTAGCGATATTCGGAACTATTTTCCTGTATAAAAAAAATGGCGAACATCTGCATAACTACCCCTGGATCTTCGCTGGCTTACTAGTAGGTGGCATCATCGGTGTCGTGGTGGCCCGGAAGGTTAAGATGACGGCTATGCCGGAGATGGTGAGCATGTTTAACGGTATGGGCGGCGCCTGTGCCGCGCTCATTTCCATGATTGAATTTAATTACTTGCAATCCTCGGGACAGGAAGCCCCGTTGGGATTGTTGCTGGTGATCGTGCTGGGCTTGATTATCGGGAGCGTTTCCTTCGCGGGAAGCGTGATTGCCTGGGGGAAATTGAATGGTAGTATCAAGGACAAAGCATTTGCAGGGCAACATATTGTAAACATTTTATTGCTCATCGTATTATTGGTACTGGGAGTAATCGCGGTGGGCGGTTTTGCGGGCAATTGGCAACAGGAAGTATTTTATATCATCATAGCATTATCATTGCTTTACGGGGTAATGTTCGTATTGCCGATAGGTGGTGCAGATATGCCGGTGGTGATTTCTTTATTGAACTCTTTTACCGGTGTGGCGGCAGCTTGCGGCGGATTCTTATATAACAACCCGGTGATGTTGACCGGTGGTATCCTCGTCGGCTCTGCCGGAACTATTTTAACGATCCTGATGTGTAAAGCGATGAACCGCTCGTTGAAAAATGTGTTGATCGGTTCCTTCGGTGGAAATAAATCAGCCGGAGGACAACATGCCAGCGGTGGTACTTACAAGGAAATATCAGTTTCAGATACAGCGGTATTGTTAGCCTATGCGCAAAAAGTGATGATCGTACCGGGTTATGGCTTGGCCGTGGCACAGGCACAACATGCTTGCCATGAATTGGAGAAGCTATTGGAAGAACGCGGCGTGAATGTTTTATACGCGATACACCCGGTAGCGGGGAGAATGCCGGGTCATATGAACGTACTATTGGCCGAAGCCGATGTGCCGTATGATAAATTATTGGAGATGGAGCAAGCGAATGATGAATTTAGTACTACGGATGCCGTGCTGGTTCTAGGAGCGAATGACGTGGTAAACCCCGCAGCAAAAACTGATACCTCCAGCCCGATATACGGTATGCCTATTCTCGACGTTGAAAAAGCAAAAGCTGTAATCGTTAACAAGAGAAGTATGAAGCCGGGCTATGCCGGTATTGAGAACGAATTATTTTTCCAGCCTAAAACATCCATGTTGTTCGGTGATGCGAAGCAGGTATTACAACAATTGATCACCGAAATCAAGCAAGTCTAA
- a CDS encoding FKBP-type peptidyl-prolyl cis-trans isomerase produces the protein MQAVKSGDTVRVHYHGRLTNGTTFDSSEGRQPLEFKVGAGMVIKGFDNGVLEMKVGDKKTVNIPVGEAYGPKNEEMVMDFPKSNLPADLNPEVGMELQMSNPQGQVFPVKVVGVSDEFITLDANHPLAGEDLVFDIELVEIV, from the coding sequence ATGCAAGCAGTAAAAAGCGGGGATACCGTTCGTGTTCATTATCACGGTCGCTTAACCAACGGCACTACATTTGATTCTTCAGAAGGTAGACAGCCACTTGAATTTAAAGTGGGTGCTGGCATGGTTATCAAGGGTTTTGACAACGGTGTGTTGGAAATGAAAGTGGGTGACAAGAAAACTGTTAACATTCCTGTTGGAGAAGCGTACGGTCCTAAAAACGAGGAAATGGTCATGGATTTCCCGAAAAGTAACTTGCCTGCTGACCTGAATCCCGAAGTAGGTATGGAATTGCAAATGAGCAATCCACAAGGACAAGTATTCCCTGTAAAAGTGGTAGGCGTAAGCGACGAATTTATCACTTTGGATGCTAACCATCCATTAGCAGGTGAAGATTTGGTTTTCGATATTGAATTAGTTGAAATCGTATAA
- a CDS encoding MotA/TolQ/ExbB proton channel family protein, whose protein sequence is MVLGIITLLQDTLLGAKPDTVAQGIDPNVAAQQSMNLWDLLYKGGPIMIPLALLSVIAVYVFVERYLYIKKAARLDDNFMPMLRDYITAGNIAAARSLTKNTQSPISRVLDKGVQRIGKKIEAIEKSMENVGKLEVYKMEKNLVILAIVAGIAPMFGFLGTIAGMIQTFYRISITNDITLGAIADGIYVKMVTSATGLIIGIIAYIGYSFLNAQIDKVVNKMEGASAEFIDILQEPS, encoded by the coding sequence ATGGTATTAGGAATCATTACTTTACTACAGGATACATTATTAGGTGCCAAACCTGATACGGTTGCGCAAGGTATCGACCCGAATGTCGCCGCGCAGCAATCCATGAATTTGTGGGACTTATTGTATAAGGGCGGTCCTATTATGATCCCCTTAGCCTTATTGTCTGTAATTGCTGTTTATGTATTTGTAGAAAGGTATTTGTATATCAAGAAAGCGGCGCGCCTAGATGATAATTTCATGCCGATGTTGCGTGATTATATCACTGCCGGCAATATTGCCGCCGCCCGTTCTTTAACCAAGAATACGCAGTCGCCCATTTCCCGCGTTTTGGACAAAGGGGTGCAGCGTATCGGTAAGAAAATCGAAGCCATTGAGAAGTCCATGGAGAATGTAGGCAAGTTGGAAGTGTACAAGATGGAGAAAAACCTGGTCATCTTGGCCATCGTGGCGGGTATCGCGCCGATGTTCGGTTTCCTCGGTACGATCGCCGGTATGATCCAAACATTCTACCGTATCTCTATCACCAACGATATCACCCTGGGCGCTATCGCTGACGGTATTTACGTGAAGATGGTGACTTCTGCCACGGGTTTGATCATCGGTATTATCGCGTATATCGGTTATAGCTTCCTGAACGCGCAGATCGATAAAGTAGTGAACAAGATGGAGGGTGCTTCCGCGGAATTTATTGACATTCTGCAAGAGCCAAGCTGA
- a CDS encoding Re/Si-specific NAD(P)(+) transhydrogenase subunit alpha, whose translation MILGVLKEASTENRVSLVPAIVQQLVQSKVTVWVEKGAGSNAWLPDEAYEQAGAVIQNRETILQQATVLLCIQPLSEQESGNLNPSTVLLGVYQPLFQTAKMKQWAQRQLTVFSLDNIPRTTRAQSMDVLSSQANIAGYKAILLAANSYSRYFPMFMTAAGSIAPAKVLILGAGVAGLQAIATARRLGAVVEVFDTRPAVKEEVMSLGAKFVDVEGAADASSAGGYAVEQTADYQAKQAAAIGEAAKKADIIITTAQIPGKKAPILITREMMDMMKPGSLIVDIAAATGGNTDISKDQQTVTYKGVTVIGDSNLPSKMPADASKLYAKNVLNFLQLIIDKEGQLSLNFEDDIVQGACIAKGGQIVNERLLQAITAAV comes from the coding sequence ATGATCTTAGGCGTACTCAAAGAAGCATCTACGGAAAACAGGGTCTCATTGGTGCCGGCTATCGTTCAGCAATTGGTTCAATCGAAGGTTACAGTATGGGTGGAAAAAGGCGCCGGGAGCAATGCCTGGTTGCCGGATGAAGCGTACGAGCAGGCGGGTGCCGTCATCCAAAATCGAGAAACGATCTTGCAACAAGCCACGGTATTACTATGCATTCAACCACTGTCTGAACAAGAATCCGGTAATTTAAATCCTTCCACGGTATTGTTGGGTGTTTATCAACCCTTGTTTCAAACCGCGAAAATGAAACAATGGGCCCAAAGGCAGCTCACCGTTTTTAGCCTGGATAATATCCCGCGGACTACACGCGCGCAAAGTATGGATGTACTTAGCTCCCAGGCCAATATTGCCGGTTATAAAGCGATATTACTTGCGGCCAATAGTTATAGCCGGTATTTCCCGATGTTTATGACCGCCGCGGGAAGTATTGCCCCGGCAAAAGTCTTGATACTAGGAGCTGGTGTTGCCGGTTTGCAAGCCATCGCCACGGCCCGCAGGTTAGGTGCGGTAGTTGAAGTATTTGATACCCGCCCGGCCGTAAAAGAAGAGGTGATGAGCTTAGGTGCAAAATTTGTAGATGTTGAAGGCGCGGCAGATGCTTCATCGGCAGGTGGTTACGCCGTGGAACAAACGGCTGATTACCAGGCCAAGCAAGCCGCGGCGATCGGGGAAGCTGCGAAAAAAGCTGATATCATTATTACGACGGCCCAGATCCCGGGCAAGAAAGCGCCTATCCTCATTACAAGGGAAATGATGGACATGATGAAGCCGGGTTCGCTCATCGTCGATATAGCTGCTGCAACCGGTGGAAATACAGATATATCTAAAGATCAACAAACGGTCACATATAAAGGCGTTACCGTGATAGGTGACAGTAATCTGCCCTCCAAGATGCCCGCTGATGCCAGTAAGCTATACGCTAAAAATGTACTGAATTTCTTGCAACTAATCATTGATAAGGAAGGACAACTTTCCCTCAACTTTGAAGATGATATCGTCCAGGGAGCCTGCATTGCGAAAGGTGGACAGATCGTAAATGAGCGCCTGCTACAAGCAATTACGGCAGCAGTCTAA
- a CDS encoding methyltransferase RsmF C-terminal domain-like protein, producing the protein MAVLPSELLQSLEGLPGYDASAFIAAHDSEDRITSTRINPFKFASEAAQTQLLKHFEPAEFSAVPWCDTGFYLSERPSFTFDPLFHAGAYYVQEASSMFLQQVFKQAVNGERSLKVLDLCAAPGGKSTLLQSCLDNDSLLVANEVIKSRAALLADNLTKWGTANTVVSNNDPRDFNKLAGFFDVMLVDAPCSGSGLFRRDPGAIDEWSPENVTLCSQRQQRILADALPALKEDGILIYATCSYSAEEDEAILDWLMEHGAFESIGIALEPDWNIVESKSAKHGVNGYRFYPGKVQGEGLFMACLRKKEGEHFYQKQKQGASLISKQDSLRMEKWLQPEHGMAFVQYKDDVIIFPHNLLNEFSILQKNLYLKKAGINAGQLTAKELIPSHALALSNCIARDLPAIDLSKEEALKYLRRDDLMVNVDRKGWNLMRYEQMNLGWAKILPNRMNNYYPKELRILKEIQ; encoded by the coding sequence GTGGCAGTACTTCCCAGTGAATTATTACAAAGTTTAGAGGGCCTTCCCGGTTATGATGCAAGCGCTTTTATCGCGGCGCATGATAGCGAAGACCGTATTACTTCTACCAGGATTAACCCGTTTAAATTTGCTTCTGAAGCTGCACAAACACAACTTTTGAAGCATTTTGAACCCGCCGAATTTTCGGCTGTCCCTTGGTGCGATACCGGTTTTTACCTTTCCGAAAGACCTTCATTTACTTTCGATCCCCTTTTTCATGCAGGCGCTTATTATGTGCAGGAAGCTTCTTCCATGTTTTTACAGCAGGTGTTCAAACAGGCTGTAAACGGTGAACGATCTTTGAAGGTGTTGGATCTTTGTGCCGCGCCAGGCGGTAAATCCACCTTGTTACAATCTTGCCTGGATAATGATAGCTTGCTTGTTGCCAACGAAGTAATCAAATCGAGGGCGGCACTTTTGGCAGACAATTTGACGAAATGGGGAACGGCCAACACGGTAGTCTCCAATAATGATCCCAGGGATTTTAATAAGCTGGCAGGATTTTTTGATGTGATGCTAGTGGATGCTCCTTGTAGCGGTTCCGGTTTATTCCGCCGCGATCCCGGCGCGATAGATGAATGGAGCCCGGAAAATGTGACATTGTGTAGCCAGCGGCAACAGCGCATTTTGGCCGATGCCTTACCTGCATTAAAAGAAGATGGCATTTTGATTTATGCCACCTGTTCTTATTCTGCGGAAGAAGATGAAGCAATTTTAGATTGGTTAATGGAGCACGGCGCTTTTGAAAGTATCGGGATCGCGCTAGAACCCGATTGGAACATCGTTGAAAGTAAAAGTGCTAAACACGGTGTAAACGGTTACCGTTTTTACCCGGGAAAAGTGCAAGGGGAGGGCTTGTTCATGGCTTGCTTGCGGAAGAAGGAAGGAGAACATTTTTACCAAAAACAGAAGCAAGGAGCTAGTTTAATTTCGAAACAAGATAGCTTGAGGATGGAAAAATGGTTGCAGCCGGAACATGGAATGGCTTTTGTACAATATAAAGATGATGTAATAATTTTTCCACATAATTTGCTCAACGAGTTCAGCATTTTACAGAAAAATTTATATTTGAAAAAGGCAGGAATCAACGCGGGGCAGCTAACTGCCAAAGAATTGATCCCTTCCCATGCGTTGGCTTTGTCGAATTGTATTGCCAGGGATTTACCTGCCATCGATCTTTCGAAAGAAGAGGCGCTCAAATATTTAAGAAGGGATGATTTGATGGTAAATGTTGACCGGAAAGGTTGGAACCTGATGAGATATGAACAGATGAATTTGGGTTGGGCTAAAATCCTTCCCAACAGGATGAATAATTATTACCCGAAGGAATTGAGGATTCTCAAGGAAATTCAATAA